The following nucleotide sequence is from Nautilia sp. PV-1.
GCAGCTCTTACAATGGAATGGCTTCTCACGGCACTTGCGGCATGGCTCATATCAAGCGCTTTACCTTTAGCTCTGTCCGTATCTCTGTCGACCAAAATAATTTCATGAGCAAGCCCTTGCATTGCAAGAGAATAAGCAACAATGCTTCCGACATTTCCTGCACCTACTATTGATACTTTATTTGACATTTTTAACCTTTAAAAGGAAAATAATCCCAAAAGGGATTATCTTAAAGCATCTATAATTTTATTAAATGTTTCACTTGGTCTCATATATTTTTCTACTTTTTCTTCGTTCGGATGATAGTATCCTTCTATATCAGCCGGTTTCCCTTCAGCTTCAGCTATTTCAGCTAGGATTTTTTCTTCGTTTGCGTTAAGCTCTTTCGCAATCGGTTTAAATTTAGCTTCAAGTTCGCTGTCACCACAGTTAGCAAGTTCTTCAGCCCAATATCTAGCTAAGTAATAATGACTTCCTCTATTATCAAGCTGACCAGCTTTTCTTTTTGGTGTTTTGTCATTTTCAAGATATTTACCTACTGCTCTATTTAAAGCATCTGCAATAATTTCAATTTTTTCATTAGCTCCCTGTTTTTTAGCAAGTTTCAGAGATTCTACTGTCGCTAAAAATTCACCTAGTGAATCCCATCTTAAATGCCCTTCTTTAATGAACTGCTCAACATGTTTAGGAGCAGATCCACCAGCACCTGTTTCATATAGTCCGCCGCCTGCAAGCAATGGAACGATTGATAGTGTTCTTGCACTTGTACCAACTTCGATAATAGGAAATAAATCAGTCAGGTAATCTCTTAATACATTTCCGGTTACAGAAATAGTTCCTAAACCTGCTCTAAATCTAGGTAAGGTAAATTTCATTGCCTGCTCAGGCGCCATAATATAATATTCAACTCCTTCAAGACCAAATTCTGGTGCATATTTAAGAATTTTTCTGATCATTTGAGCATCATGTGCTCTGTTGCTGTCAAGCCAGAACACAATTGGAAGACCGCTTTCTTTTGCTCTTTCAACGGCGAGTTTAATCCAGTCTTTTATTGCGATATCTTTTGCACTGTATGCTCTGAAAACGTCACCTTTTCCAACTTCGAAAGTGAAAAGTGTGTTTCCTTCACCGTCAAGTACAAGAAATTTACCGTCAGTCGGTGCAAAGAATGTTTTGTCATGACTTCCGTATTCTTCAGCTTTTTTAGCCATAAGACCCACATTTTGCACTGTCCCAACTTTAGTAGGATCAAACTGTCCATGTTTTACAATATCAGCTACAATTTCTTTATACATAGTAGCGTAAGTTCTATCAGGAATAGACATAACCAAATCTTCTACTTCCCCATCAGGGCCCCAGCCTTTAAGTCCGTTTTTGATTGTTGCAGGAATAGATGCATCAACAATTACGTCGTTCGGTCTGTGAAGATTTGTAATACCATTATCAGAGTCAACCATATATTGTCTTGGCTGTTCTTTATAGATTTCATCGATTGTATCAAGAATCTCTTTTTTCTTATCTTCCGGTAATTTATCAAGTTTGGAATACAAATCAGCTAAACCGTTTCTTGGGTTAAATCCTATTTCTTCAAGTTCTTTACCGAATTTATCGAAAAGTTTTTTGTAATATACTCTGATTGCATAATCAAAGAATGTAGGATCAGAAATTTTCATCATTGTTCCCTTAACATGTAAAGAGAACAGAATGTCTTTTTCTTTTGCTTCTTTAATCACTTTTTCAAAAAATTTGCTTAGCTCCTCAACATTTAGAGTAGCTGCAGAAAACACTTCACCTACTTCTACAGGTACTTCTTTAAGCTCTTTTTTATTACCAGCATTATCTTCGAACACGATTTTTACAGTCTGATCTTTATCACTTGTAAAACTTTGTTCTGTTTCATAGAAATCTTTTTTATCCATATGAGCAACATATGATTTACAATCAGGGCTAACGGACTTCATACTGTGCGGATGCATTTTTGCATAGTTTTTAA
It contains:
- a CDS encoding NADP-dependent isocitrate dehydrogenase: MANPTIVWTKIDEAPYLATFSLLPIMEAFTKDANINWELRDISLAGRVIAEFSDMLPENLRKFDELAYLGDLVEKPEANIIKLPNISASVPQLVATIKELQSQGYPLPDFPEEPKNAEEEKIKLKYLKCVGSNVNPVLRQGNSDRRLAEPVKNYAKMHPHSMKSVSPDCKSYVAHMDKKDFYETEQSFTSDKDQTVKIVFEDNAGNKKELKEVPVEVGEVFSAATLNVEELSKFFEKVIKEAKEKDILFSLHVKGTMMKISDPTFFDYAIRVYYKKLFDKFGKELEEIGFNPRNGLADLYSKLDKLPEDKKKEILDTIDEIYKEQPRQYMVDSDNGITNLHRPNDVIVDASIPATIKNGLKGWGPDGEVEDLVMSIPDRTYATMYKEIVADIVKHGQFDPTKVGTVQNVGLMAKKAEEYGSHDKTFFAPTDGKFLVLDGEGNTLFTFEVGKGDVFRAYSAKDIAIKDWIKLAVERAKESGLPIVFWLDSNRAHDAQMIRKILKYAPEFGLEGVEYYIMAPEQAMKFTLPRFRAGLGTISVTGNVLRDYLTDLFPIIEVGTSARTLSIVPLLAGGGLYETGAGGSAPKHVEQFIKEGHLRWDSLGEFLATVESLKLAKKQGANEKIEIIADALNRAVGKYLENDKTPKRKAGQLDNRGSHYYLARYWAEELANCGDSELEAKFKPIAKELNANEEKILAEIAEAEGKPADIEGYYHPNEEKVEKYMRPSETFNKIIDALR